From the genome of bacterium, one region includes:
- the leuS gene encoding leucine--tRNA ligase has translation MAKADEYDAPIVEKKWQEFWEEAGLFEADEDSKKAKFYLLEMFPYPSGDLHVGHMKNYFIGDVLGRYKAMRGYEVLHPIGWDSFGLPAENAAIQRGISPAQWTAENIATSRETLKRAGVGYDWRREVAAYRPDYYKWTQWLFLKFYERGLAYRTSGPANFCPGCRTVLANEQVVDGTCYRCDTPVERRYLEQWYFKITAYADRLLDDLALLEENWPRHVVTLQRNWIGRSEGLTVRFPVVGGDGRRFDVFTTRADTLFGVTFMALAPEHPAIPELIKGLPTEDEVESFCRDAINKAEVDRASAAGEKSGVFIGRYARNPLSGEEVPIWVADYVLISYGEGAVMGVPAHDQRDFLFARKYGIPVVPVIRPPDGGLADEREMTEALEDYGVMENSGPYSGLTTEEGNAKLAEVGPKEGWGRPAVNYHLHDWLISRQRYWGAPIPIIHCSSCGEVPVPYDELPVLLPPEDKVDFAPAERSPLASCREFVETTCPKCGGPAERDADTMDTYVDSSWYFLRYCDAHNGEKPWEPARVNFWMPVDQYIGGDEHAVSHMLYARFFQKFLADEGLVRDAEPFPHFFNQGMVKARVAKADGSAAMEVMSKSKGNAVPAGPFIAEHGADVTRLYITFAGPPGKDMEWTDEGVGAAAKWLGRVWRLVVGNIGTVRDSLDAETLSPSERGLYLTTHQTLKRVTDDLERLHFNTCIAFLMDFVNALYAYEDKKSPAFGYALYHLMKMLAPFAPHMAEELWHRAGHDDSVFRDQWEEYDAEPVGAARVTVVVQVNGKVRGRVDVAAGSSEDDVFAAAAEDTNVARYLEGKEVAKKILVPDKLLNVVCK, from the coding sequence TCGGTTGGGACAGCTTCGGCCTGCCGGCGGAAAACGCCGCCATCCAGCGCGGCATTTCGCCGGCCCAATGGACCGCGGAGAACATCGCGACGTCCCGCGAGACGCTGAAGCGCGCCGGCGTCGGTTACGATTGGCGCCGCGAAGTCGCCGCCTACCGCCCCGACTACTACAAATGGACGCAATGGCTCTTTCTCAAATTTTACGAGCGCGGCCTGGCGTACCGTACGTCCGGCCCCGCGAACTTCTGCCCGGGGTGCAGGACGGTCCTGGCTAATGAACAGGTCGTAGACGGGACGTGCTACAGGTGCGATACGCCGGTGGAGCGGCGTTACCTCGAGCAGTGGTATTTCAAGATAACGGCATACGCCGACCGCCTGCTCGACGACCTCGCGCTGCTCGAGGAAAATTGGCCCCGCCACGTCGTAACGCTGCAGCGTAACTGGATAGGCCGGAGCGAGGGCCTGACCGTACGCTTCCCCGTCGTCGGGGGCGACGGCCGCCGCTTCGACGTATTCACGACCCGCGCCGACACCCTTTTCGGCGTGACGTTTATGGCGCTCGCGCCCGAGCACCCCGCTATACCCGAGTTGATAAAAGGGCTCCCGACGGAAGACGAAGTGGAGTCGTTCTGCCGCGACGCGATAAATAAGGCCGAGGTCGACCGCGCGTCCGCGGCGGGCGAGAAGTCCGGCGTCTTCATCGGCCGGTACGCCCGCAACCCCTTGAGCGGCGAGGAGGTCCCGATCTGGGTCGCCGACTACGTCCTCATCAGCTACGGCGAGGGGGCCGTTATGGGCGTCCCCGCCCACGACCAGCGCGATTTCCTCTTCGCCCGCAAGTACGGCATCCCGGTCGTCCCCGTCATCCGGCCCCCCGACGGCGGCCTGGCGGACGAAAGGGAGATGACGGAGGCGCTCGAGGACTACGGCGTTATGGAGAACTCCGGCCCGTACTCCGGCCTGACGACCGAGGAGGGCAACGCCAAGCTCGCCGAAGTCGGCCCGAAGGAGGGCTGGGGACGGCCGGCGGTCAACTACCACCTTCACGACTGGCTCATAAGCCGCCAGCGGTACTGGGGCGCGCCCATTCCGATAATCCACTGCTCGAGCTGCGGCGAAGTCCCGGTCCCCTACGACGAGTTGCCGGTGCTGCTTCCGCCCGAAGATAAGGTGGACTTTGCGCCCGCGGAGCGTTCGCCGTTGGCGAGCTGCCGCGAGTTCGTCGAGACGACGTGTCCCAAATGCGGCGGCCCGGCCGAACGCGACGCCGATACCATGGATACGTACGTGGACTCGAGCTGGTACTTCCTGCGTTACTGCGACGCGCATAACGGCGAGAAGCCGTGGGAACCCGCCCGCGTTAACTTCTGGATGCCGGTAGACCAGTACATCGGCGGCGACGAACACGCGGTGAGCCACATGCTTTACGCGCGCTTCTTCCAGAAATTCCTCGCCGACGAAGGGCTCGTACGCGACGCGGAGCCTTTCCCCCACTTCTTCAATCAGGGGATGGTCAAGGCCCGCGTCGCGAAGGCCGACGGCTCGGCCGCGATGGAGGTTATGTCGAAGTCGAAAGGGAACGCCGTCCCGGCGGGCCCGTTCATCGCGGAACACGGCGCCGACGTGACCCGGCTTTACATAACCTTCGCCGGCCCGCCCGGCAAGGATATGGAGTGGACCGACGAAGGCGTGGGCGCCGCGGCGAAGTGGCTCGGCCGCGTGTGGCGCCTCGTCGTTGGGAATATAGGAACCGTGCGCGACTCGCTGGACGCCGAAACGCTCTCCCCGAGCGAAAGAGGACTGTACCTGACGACCCACCAGACGCTGAAACGCGTTACCGACGACCTCGAGCGCCTGCACTTCAATACCTGCATCGCGTTCCTGATGGACTTCGTTAATGCCCTGTACGCGTACGAAGATAAAAAATCGCCCGCGTTCGGCTACGCCCTCTACCACTTGATGAAGATGCTCGCGCCGTTCGCACCCCATATGGCGGAGGAGCTTTGGCACCGCGCCGGCCACGACGACTCGGTTTTCCGCGACCAGTGGGAAGAATACGACGCGGAACCGGTCGGCGCGGCGCGGGTTACGGTCGTCGTCCAGGTGAACGGCAAGGTGCGAGGCCGCGTCGACGTCGCCGCCGGCTCGAGCGAAGACGACGTCTTCGCCGCCGCCGCCGAAGACACCAACGTCGCGCGCTACCTGGAGGGTAAAGAAGTCGCGAAAAAAATACTTGTGCCCGATAAGCTTTTGAATGTAGTATGTAAGTAA